A genomic segment from Nodosilinea sp. FACHB-141 encodes:
- a CDS encoding phosphoglucomutase/phosphomannomutase family protein has translation MAAPSGPIPATPKPIKFGTDGWRGIIAADFTFERVAQVAAVSAHVLHQCFGVETGSRTIAVGFDRRFLAAEFARTAAEAIAAQGFDVLLSQDFAPTPAFSYAAKHQNLLGAIVITASHNPPTYSGLKIKGAFGGSVSPEVTKQVEALLPNPPAPLGKPGQIETFDPWPDYCTALQAEVDVAAIQTAISSGKLTVFADVMYGSASGGLPRLLGEGSIHELHSEADPLFGGNPPEPLPKYLGEMLETVKEYPAKESVKVGLVFDGDSDRIAAVDGQGNFLSSQILIPILIDHLKSRRGYSGEIVKTISGSNLIPAVAKLNGLELYQTPVGYKYIADRMQDAKVLLGGEESGGIGYGHHIPERDALMSALYVLEAVVASALDLSDYYRSLQEKTNYFSEYDRIDLPLASMAVQAKLLDALATAPPAEVAGKAVTHILDIDGYKLTLADDSWLLIRFSGTEPVLRLYSEAKTLDEVHKHLHWAKDWASSFT, from the coding sequence ATGGCAGCACCCTCAGGCCCCATTCCAGCTACCCCGAAGCCCATCAAATTTGGCACCGATGGCTGGCGCGGCATTATCGCCGCCGACTTCACCTTTGAGCGCGTAGCTCAGGTAGCGGCGGTGTCTGCCCACGTGCTGCACCAGTGCTTTGGGGTCGAAACTGGCAGCCGCACCATCGCCGTCGGCTTCGATCGCCGCTTTCTCGCCGCCGAATTTGCCCGCACCGCCGCCGAGGCGATCGCCGCCCAGGGCTTCGACGTGCTGCTCTCCCAAGACTTCGCTCCCACCCCCGCCTTTAGCTACGCCGCCAAACATCAAAATCTGCTCGGGGCGATCGTCATTACCGCCAGCCACAACCCCCCCACCTACTCCGGGCTCAAAATTAAAGGAGCCTTTGGCGGCTCCGTTTCCCCTGAGGTGACTAAACAGGTCGAGGCGCTGCTGCCCAATCCCCCCGCTCCCCTCGGCAAACCTGGCCAGATCGAAACCTTCGACCCCTGGCCCGACTACTGCACCGCCCTTCAGGCCGAGGTCGATGTCGCCGCCATTCAGACCGCCATCTCCAGCGGCAAGCTGACGGTGTTTGCTGATGTTATGTATGGCTCCGCCAGCGGCGGGCTGCCCCGACTGTTGGGCGAAGGCAGCATCCACGAGTTGCACAGCGAGGCCGACCCGCTGTTTGGCGGCAACCCACCCGAGCCCCTGCCCAAATACCTGGGCGAAATGCTGGAGACCGTCAAAGAGTATCCCGCCAAAGAAAGCGTAAAAGTGGGCCTGGTATTTGATGGAGATAGCGATCGCATCGCCGCCGTCGATGGCCAAGGCAACTTCCTCAGCTCTCAAATTCTGATCCCCATTCTGATCGACCACCTCAAGTCGCGGCGGGGCTACAGTGGCGAAATCGTCAAAACCATCAGCGGCTCCAACCTCATCCCAGCCGTGGCCAAGCTCAACGGCCTAGAGCTATACCAAACCCCCGTCGGCTACAAATACATCGCCGATCGCATGCAGGATGCCAAAGTGCTGCTGGGCGGCGAAGAATCTGGCGGCATCGGCTACGGCCACCACATCCCCGAGCGCGACGCCCTGATGTCGGCCCTCTATGTATTAGAAGCCGTAGTCGCCTCCGCCCTCGACCTCAGCGACTACTACCGCAGCCTGCAAGAGAAAACTAACTACTTCTCCGAATACGATCGCATCGACCTGCCCCTAGCCAGCATGGCAGTGCAGGCCAAACTGCTCGACGCCCTCGCCACCGCTCCCCCCGCCGAAGTCGCAGGCAAAGCCGTCACCCACATCCTCGATATCGACGGCTACAAGCTCACCCTCGCCGACGACAGCTGGCTCCTAATTCGTTTCAGCGGCACCGAACCCGTGCTGCGCCTCTACAGCGAAGCTAAAACCCTCGATGAGGTGCACAAGCATCTGCACTGGGCGAAGGACTGGGCGAGTTCGTTTACCTAG
- a CDS encoding RraA family protein, whose amino-acid sequence MNDPLNFAALSPTAYADALGREHCMDRGIRELWPRIPRLAGPAYTVSCPPGDNLMLHAAIYRAAPGAVIVVQAGDADYAMAGGNVCAIAQNRGIAGFVVDGVIRDLAEVREAQFPVFARGVMPVPGKKQQLGTLNQAIVCGGVWVNPGDIVVADEEGIVVIPAAQQAAVWQMAQQRTDQDAAQSLADWETNHRAKVERMLQDLGFEPGG is encoded by the coding sequence GTGAACGATCCATTAAACTTTGCGGCCCTCTCCCCCACCGCCTACGCCGATGCCTTGGGGCGTGAGCACTGTATGGATAGGGGCATTCGAGAACTGTGGCCCCGCATTCCCCGGCTGGCTGGCCCCGCCTACACCGTTAGCTGCCCACCGGGCGATAACCTGATGCTGCACGCCGCCATTTACCGGGCCGCCCCTGGTGCGGTGATAGTGGTGCAGGCGGGTGACGCTGACTACGCCATGGCGGGAGGTAATGTTTGTGCGATCGCCCAAAATCGAGGCATTGCAGGCTTTGTGGTCGATGGCGTGATTCGCGACTTGGCTGAGGTGCGCGAGGCTCAGTTTCCGGTATTTGCGCGAGGGGTAATGCCAGTGCCGGGGAAAAAGCAGCAGTTGGGCACGCTGAACCAGGCGATCGTCTGTGGGGGAGTGTGGGTCAACCCCGGAGATATTGTCGTGGCCGACGAAGAGGGTATTGTTGTGATTCCAGCGGCTCAGCAGGCGGCGGTTTGGCAGATGGCTCAGCAGCGCACCGACCAGGATGCCGCCCAGTCGCTAGCGGATTGGGAAACCAACCACCGCGCCAAAGTCGAGCGGATGTTGCAGGACCTGGGTTTTGAGCCAGGGGGGTAA
- a CDS encoding DUF4258 domain-containing protein, translating into MKLVLSKSQIGVDYQKVVFSGHAVKQMFQRKISRDEVKAVLDYGEVIAEYPEDRPYPSYLMLNMVSQRPIHAVVAKDAETQTIYVVTVYEPDVELWQADFKTRKKV; encoded by the coding sequence GTGAAGCTAGTTCTATCTAAGAGCCAAATCGGGGTGGATTACCAGAAAGTCGTTTTTTCAGGTCATGCTGTTAAGCAAATGTTTCAGCGCAAAATTAGCCGAGACGAGGTGAAAGCAGTTCTAGACTATGGGGAAGTGATTGCTGAATATCCTGAAGACCGCCCTTATCCTAGTTATCTAATGCTGAACATGGTCAGCCAGCGTCCGATTCATGCTGTGGTGGCGAAGGATGCAGAGACGCAAACAATATATGTTGTAACTGTCTATGAGCCAGATGTAGAGCTATGGCAAGCTGACTTCAAAACTCGGAAAAAAGTATGA
- a CDS encoding protochlorophyllide reductase → MEQQKTVIVTGASSGVGLNAAKALADRGWHVVMACRNIDKTKQMAQELGIPSDRYSIIHLDLGSLASVRQFVSDFRATGRSLESLVCNAAVYYPLLKEPMYSEDGYEISVATNHLGHFLLCNLLLDDIKASPAADKRLIILGTVTANPKELGGKIPIPAPPDLGNLEGFEAGFKAPISMINNKKFKSGKAYKDSKLCNVLTMRELHRRYHDETGITFSSLYPGCVADTPLFRNHFKAFQTIFPWFQKNITGGYVTQKLAGERVADVVTDPELKESGMYWSWGNRQKPGRRSFAQEVSNEALDDAKARKLWDLSARLVGLDDETARSVPAAAGSV, encoded by the coding sequence ATGGAACAGCAGAAAACAGTCATTGTGACCGGGGCTTCCTCTGGGGTAGGGCTTAACGCCGCCAAGGCCCTGGCCGATCGCGGCTGGCATGTGGTGATGGCCTGCCGCAATATCGATAAAACGAAGCAGATGGCCCAAGAGCTTGGCATACCGAGCGATCGCTACAGCATCATCCACCTCGACCTCGGCTCCCTAGCCAGCGTGCGCCAGTTTGTCAGCGACTTTCGGGCCACGGGCCGCAGTCTAGAGTCGCTGGTATGCAACGCCGCCGTCTACTACCCGCTGCTCAAAGAGCCGATGTACAGCGAAGACGGCTACGAAATTAGCGTCGCCACTAACCACCTGGGCCACTTCCTGCTGTGCAACCTGCTGCTGGATGACATTAAAGCCTCCCCCGCCGCCGACAAGCGCCTGATCATCCTCGGCACTGTCACCGCCAACCCCAAAGAGCTGGGCGGCAAGATTCCCATTCCCGCACCCCCCGATCTCGGCAATCTAGAGGGATTTGAGGCCGGGTTCAAAGCCCCAATCTCGATGATCAACAATAAGAAATTCAAGTCGGGCAAAGCCTACAAAGACAGCAAGCTGTGCAACGTGCTCACCATGCGCGAACTGCACCGCCGCTACCATGACGAAACCGGCATCACCTTTAGCTCACTCTATCCCGGCTGCGTGGCCGACACGCCCCTATTCCGCAACCACTTCAAGGCGTTCCAGACCATCTTCCCTTGGTTCCAGAAGAACATTACCGGTGGCTACGTCACCCAAAAACTGGCAGGTGAGCGGGTAGCTGACGTGGTCACCGACCCTGAGCTCAAGGAATCCGGCATGTACTGGAGCTGGGGCAACCGCCAAAAGCCCGGTCGCCGCTCCTTCGCCCAGGAGGTGTCGAACGAGGCCCTAGACGACGCCAAAGCCCGCAAGCTGTGGGATCTCAGCGCTCGCCTGGTGGGGCTAGATGACGAAACCGCGCGGAGCGTCCCTGCCGCCGCTGGTTCGGTTTAA
- a CDS encoding aldo/keto reductase has protein sequence MKLVSLPSGQSVPALGQGTWKMGENHAQRQAEVAALRLGLDLGMTLIDTAEMYGEGGAEKVVGEAIAGRRDEVFLVSKVYPHNATRQGVVEACDRSLKRLQTDSLDLYLLHWRGAVPLTETLAGLQSLKQAGKIQSYGVSNFDRNDMEEAIALPGGDEIVTNQVLYNLMNRGIEWDLLPWSRDRNIPTMAYSPVGHSPAEQKGLFQNSQLKAIADRHRATPTQVALAWLLHQEGMIAIPKATNPDHIQENRAALELTLTTSDLTELDRIFPPPRRKTSLAMR, from the coding sequence ATGAAACTTGTGAGTTTACCCTCAGGACAATCGGTACCTGCATTGGGACAGGGAACCTGGAAAATGGGCGAAAACCATGCCCAGCGCCAGGCAGAGGTGGCAGCGCTGCGCCTTGGCCTCGATTTAGGGATGACGCTGATTGACACTGCAGAGATGTACGGCGAGGGGGGTGCGGAAAAGGTGGTGGGCGAAGCCATTGCCGGACGGCGCGATGAAGTCTTTTTGGTCAGCAAAGTCTATCCGCACAATGCCACTCGCCAGGGGGTGGTAGAGGCCTGCGATCGCAGCCTAAAGCGGCTTCAGACCGACTCCCTCGACCTCTATCTGCTGCACTGGCGGGGGGCAGTACCGCTGACAGAGACGCTGGCGGGGCTTCAATCCCTCAAGCAGGCCGGCAAGATTCAGAGCTACGGGGTCAGCAACTTCGATCGCAACGACATGGAAGAGGCGATCGCGTTGCCCGGCGGCGATGAGATCGTCACCAATCAAGTGCTGTACAACTTAATGAACCGTGGCATCGAGTGGGATCTGCTGCCCTGGAGCCGCGATCGCAATATCCCAACCATGGCCTATTCCCCCGTTGGGCATTCCCCGGCTGAGCAAAAGGGCCTGTTTCAAAATTCTCAGCTCAAGGCGATTGCCGACCGTCATAGGGCTACGCCGACCCAGGTGGCTCTGGCATGGCTGCTCCATCAGGAGGGCATGATCGCCATTCCAAAAGCCACCAATCCAGACCACATTCAAGAAAATCGTGCGGCTCTAGAGCTGACGCTTACCACCTCAGATCTGACAGAGCTCGATCGCATCTTCCCACCGCCCCGTCGAAAAACGTCACTGGCCATGCGATGA
- a CDS encoding type II toxin-antitoxin system MqsA family antitoxin — translation MNCVICKQGTTQTGLVTVTLEREGAIVVFKRVPAEVCDNCGEYYLGDEVTGKLLERAEAAIANGAEVEIRSYAA, via the coding sequence ATGAACTGTGTAATTTGCAAACAAGGTACGACTCAAACTGGCCTGGTTACGGTCACTCTGGAACGAGAAGGTGCAATTGTCGTGTTTAAACGGGTGCCTGCGGAGGTCTGTGATAACTGCGGCGAATACTACCTCGGCGATGAGGTAACTGGGAAGTTATTGGAACGAGCAGAAGCGGCGATCGCTAATGGTGCCGAGGTTGAGATTCGTAGCTATGCCGCTTGA
- a CDS encoding DUF4142 domain-containing protein: MTRLNYNLTQRLMGAAGAAAIASLVALPSFAETTRVGQAGTSTPAEQTSQGAQRAAVTTVDQEFFKLAYQGNNAEIDTSRLALEKSQDQAIRQYAQRMIDEHTRANEVLTQQASEQGFELPSERVDPLDQAIAAQLTQLSGAEFDQAYVGVQANAHLKAIALYRTEVAQGESPSLIAYASQLLPSIEEHYEMANAMLPDYTTNNSQPPADM, translated from the coding sequence ATGACTCGATTAAATTACAACTTGACCCAGCGTTTGATGGGCGCTGCTGGTGCTGCCGCGATCGCATCTCTGGTAGCGCTACCGAGTTTTGCTGAAACCACGCGCGTCGGCCAAGCGGGTACCTCTACTCCAGCCGAGCAGACCTCTCAAGGCGCTCAAAGGGCAGCTGTCACAACGGTGGATCAGGAGTTTTTCAAGCTCGCTTACCAAGGCAACAATGCTGAGATTGACACCTCCCGCCTGGCGCTAGAGAAATCCCAAGATCAAGCGATTCGTCAGTATGCTCAGCGCATGATTGATGAGCACACTCGCGCTAATGAAGTTCTTACTCAACAGGCCTCTGAGCAAGGCTTTGAGCTGCCCAGCGAGCGCGTTGATCCGCTTGATCAGGCGATCGCAGCACAGCTGACCCAGCTTTCTGGTGCTGAGTTTGATCAAGCTTATGTTGGCGTACAGGCAAATGCTCATCTAAAGGCGATCGCGCTGTACCGCACTGAAGTGGCACAAGGTGAGTCGCCGAGCTTGATTGCTTACGCGTCACAGCTGTTGCCCAGCATTGAAGAGCACTACGAAATGGCCAACGCTATGCTGCCTGACTACACTACAAACAATTCTCAGCCACCGGCAGACATGTAG
- the fusA gene encoding elongation factor G has protein sequence MAKDITRYRNIGIFAHVDAGKTTTTERILALTGRIHKIGEVHDGAATTDFMEQEQERGITIQSAATTCFWKEHQLNIIDTPGHVDFTIEVYRSLKVLDGGIGVFCGSGGVEPQSETNWRYANDSKVARVIYVNKLDRTGADFFRVIKQVDGILAAKPLVMVLPIGTETEFVGVVDLLTRKAWVWDESGKPENYTIQEVPEDMKDQVEEYREALIELAVEQDDDILNKYLEGEEISIDEIKSCIRKGTRELAFFPTYCGSSFKNKGVQLVLDAVVDYLPNPLEVPAQPEVDLEGNPTGKLAHADAEKPLRALAFKIMDDRFGALTFTRIYSGHLKKGDTILDTATGKTERISRLVEMHANDREEVESAQAGDIVALIGMKNVQTGHTLCDPKDPATLEPMVFPDPVISIAVYPKKKGDNEKMGMAISKMVAEDPSFQVETDEESGEVILKGMGELHLDIKVDILKRTHGVEVEVGKPQVAYREAITKRLADSYTHKKQSGGSGQYAKIDYVIEPGETSTGFQFESAVTGGNVPREFWPAVQKGFATSVDRGPLAGYPVVDLKVTLTDGGFHAVDSSAIAFEIAAKAAYRQSLPKAGPQLLEPIMKVDVFTPDDYMGDVIGDLNRRRGMIKSQDPAATGVRVKADVPLSEMFGYIGDLRTMTSGRGQFSMEFSHYAPCPSNVAEEVIKEAKERQAAAAK, from the coding sequence ATGGCTAAAGACATCACCCGTTATCGCAATATTGGTATCTTCGCCCACGTAGACGCGGGCAAGACCACCACCACCGAGCGCATCCTCGCTCTCACCGGCCGCATCCACAAAATCGGTGAGGTTCACGATGGTGCCGCCACCACCGACTTCATGGAGCAAGAGCAAGAACGGGGGATCACGATTCAGTCGGCGGCCACCACCTGCTTCTGGAAGGAGCACCAGCTCAACATCATCGACACTCCGGGCCACGTTGACTTCACCATTGAGGTGTATCGCTCCCTCAAAGTGCTTGATGGCGGCATTGGTGTCTTCTGCGGCTCTGGCGGTGTAGAACCTCAGTCTGAAACCAACTGGCGCTACGCCAACGATTCCAAGGTGGCTCGGGTCATCTACGTCAACAAGCTCGATCGCACCGGTGCTGACTTCTTCCGAGTAATCAAGCAAGTTGACGGCATTCTGGCGGCCAAGCCCCTGGTGATGGTGCTGCCCATCGGCACCGAAACCGAGTTTGTAGGCGTGGTTGACCTGCTCACCCGCAAGGCCTGGGTGTGGGATGAGTCGGGCAAGCCTGAGAACTACACCATCCAAGAAGTCCCCGAGGACATGAAAGATCAGGTCGAAGAATACCGCGAGGCACTGATCGAGCTAGCCGTTGAGCAGGACGACGACATTCTCAATAAGTACCTTGAGGGTGAAGAGATCTCCATTGACGAGATCAAGTCCTGCATTCGCAAGGGCACCCGCGAGCTGGCCTTCTTCCCCACCTACTGTGGCTCCTCTTTTAAAAACAAAGGGGTGCAGCTGGTGCTAGATGCGGTAGTTGACTATCTGCCCAACCCCCTCGAAGTGCCTGCCCAGCCCGAAGTCGACCTAGAGGGTAACCCCACCGGCAAGCTGGCTCACGCCGATGCCGAGAAGCCCCTGCGGGCACTGGCGTTCAAAATTATGGACGACCGCTTTGGTGCGCTCACCTTCACCCGCATCTACTCGGGTCACCTGAAGAAGGGCGACACCATTCTCGACACTGCCACCGGCAAAACCGAGCGCATCAGCCGCCTGGTCGAAATGCACGCTAACGATCGCGAAGAAGTGGAATCGGCCCAGGCCGGTGACATCGTGGCGCTAATCGGCATGAAGAACGTGCAGACCGGCCACACTCTCTGCGACCCCAAAGATCCCGCTACCCTGGAACCCATGGTCTTCCCTGACCCGGTGATCTCCATCGCGGTGTATCCCAAGAAAAAGGGCGACAACGAGAAAATGGGCATGGCGATCAGCAAGATGGTGGCCGAAGACCCCTCCTTCCAGGTGGAAACCGATGAAGAGAGCGGCGAAGTCATCCTCAAGGGCATGGGCGAACTGCACCTCGACATCAAAGTCGACATTCTCAAGCGCACCCACGGCGTCGAAGTGGAAGTGGGCAAGCCCCAGGTGGCTTACCGCGAGGCGATCACCAAGCGCTTGGCCGACAGCTACACCCACAAGAAGCAGTCGGGTGGTTCGGGTCAGTACGCCAAGATCGACTACGTCATCGAGCCGGGCGAAACCAGCACTGGCTTCCAGTTTGAGTCGGCAGTGACCGGTGGTAACGTACCTCGGGAATTTTGGCCCGCGGTGCAAAAGGGCTTTGCCACCAGCGTTGACCGTGGCCCTCTGGCCGGTTACCCCGTGGTTGACCTCAAGGTCACCCTCACCGATGGCGGCTTCCACGCGGTTGACTCGTCGGCGATCGCCTTCGAAATTGCCGCCAAAGCTGCCTACCGCCAGTCGCTACCCAAGGCTGGTCCCCAGCTGCTGGAGCCGATCATGAAGGTCGACGTGTTTACCCCCGACGACTACATGGGCGACGTCATTGGTGACCTCAACCGCCGTCGCGGCATGATCAAGTCTCAAGATCCCGCCGCTACCGGCGTGCGGGTGAAGGCCGATGTGCCCCTGAGCGAGATGTTTGGCTACATTGGCGACCTGCGCACCATGACCTCGGGTCGGGGCCAGTTCTCCATGGAGTTCTCTCACTACGCCCCCTGCCCCAGCAATGTGGCCGAGGAAGTGATCAAGGAAGCCAAGGAGCGCCAGGCAGCTGCCGCTAAGTAG